GAAGAAGCGGGGGCGGTCGCCTCGGTCCTATTTCAGCCGCAACGCGTCCAGCAGTGAGCGGAACGCACGCGCATACTCGGCGCCGGCCTTGCCGATGTCCTGACCGGCCGAGCAGGCAACCGCGGCTTCCGTCACCGCACCGAGCAGCAGCCGCGCCAATGGCTCGACCGGCTGGCGCGCGATCAGGCCGGCGTCCATCGCGGCGGCGAGCGCGCGCGGAAACTTGCCGCCGAAATGCTTGGCATCGATGTCGCGCCAGCGCTCCCATCCGAGCACGGCAGGTCCGTCGCGCAGGATGATCTGGCCGGTTGGCCCCTTTGAACAGGCCGAGAAATAGGCCTGTGTTCCCGCTGCTATCGCGGCCAGCGTGTCCTTCTCAGCGCGCGAGATGCGGTCGAGGTCGGAGACCAGTTCGAGGGAGGCCTGTTCGAACACCGCCTCGAACAGCGCCT
The sequence above is drawn from the Bradyrhizobium sediminis genome and encodes:
- a CDS encoding TetR/AcrR family transcriptional regulator, which translates into the protein MATQAERREKTQTAIVRAAKRIFGERGFAATTMDDIAAGAHVAKGAVYHHFSTKEALFEAVFEQASLELVSDLDRISRAEKDTLAAIAAGTQAYFSACSKGPTGQIILRDGPAVLGWERWRDIDAKHFGGKFPRALAAAMDAGLIARQPVEPLARLLLGAVTEAAVACSAGQDIGKAGAEYARAFRSLLDALRLK